The following nucleotide sequence is from Parus major isolate Abel chromosome 4, Parus_major1.1, whole genome shotgun sequence.
TCATTGAAAGCAGTCAGTCAACCCATTACTTGTTCCCCAGCCAGCCACTGAGCCCTTGGAAACAGGACTTCTTGAATTGATGCCAAAGCAGGACCCTGGGGTTTTCAGCAACTTGGGCTATGTGTCTGGTGGTGCAGAGGGCACACAGTCTCCCAAAGCCCTGCCAGCCTCGCTCGCTGCCAGTGCCAGAGCCTGTGAGCTTTGCACTGGCCCACAGCACACCCTGCATCCGCTTGCCACAGCAGCTTGGCACTTCTGTTGAGCTGATTTAAGTTCATCTCCTGTCACAAGCAGCTGGTTACATTTGCACCTCTTTTCCTGCAAGGGCCAGAGTCGGGCTCCAAAATACTGTTGATTACTCAGTGCCTTTTGCCTGACCCAGGAGGAAGGTGCTTTACATCTTTACATAGAAATCTTATTAATGATGCAGGTGCTGGGCTCAGTAGAGTGGAACCACTTCAGATTTCATCTGAATAATTAAATTCCATCAATAGGACTTTGCAGgactatttaaaattaataactgCAAATGCAATTCTGACATATAATGGAACCCACTgaaatgggatttattttttttttaaataaaatgctttatatCTTTCCTGGCAATTTCACAGCCACCTGGCTGTAAATCCCAGCTGATCCTGAGCATCAAGAGAGGGGTTTGGTGTggtttctgaatatttttaacctCCAAAAATTAGGAAATGGCTCCAAAACCAGCATCCAGCATGCTGATGCTCATGTTTAATGGACCTCTAGTAAGCTGATGAGcaaaatgagaggaaatgagGAAGTCATGTTTGGAAAAATAAGTCTCCTCTGCCTAAGAAGATGGGAAGATAAGGGATCTGTACCAAAAGCCACATTTTCCaataaatatattcttatttacaagaaataaaatcttccttttccccagaaACTACCCATGTCATTCCCTATTGGCAGTTTTAACTGTGGTGAAGGTgttgaaaaagcaaagaaaaaacatcccTGGCTGACACCATCATAGATTTGCATATTCATGCAAGCACAGTGGGATAAAGTGTAAGGTTCATAGGAAAGCACCAGAGCTTTCCTGTTTGAACAACCTTCAAGCAGCACTGGAGATGTCTTTATGTCACCATGCTTGctattcattttttcttctgccttagTTTCATTCATCACCTGCAGGAGCTTATTAAAGTTTGAATAATGCTGCATGAATTCTCTTCACTATGATGGGGAGGCATTCAGTTCCTGctattttgcttattttgatAGGAAGGTTGACAGTCAAAACTTTCCTTGCTTTGTGAAAAAACTTACCCTGTCTGTCCTTGCATGCTGCCAGAAAGATATGTTTAATACAGGCTATGACCTCTAATAGCAGGCAGATGGAGATAAGCACTTCTCTCCCTGGTGTTTTTCAGCTGGCTGAGCCAAGCAGCTGCTTGGAGCATCCCCAGTGGAGGAGCTCCTCCAGTTTTCCCATGGGAAACGAGAGGATGATGCAGTGGCAGCCTTTTGAGTTACACTTGCTGCAGGTCATATAGCAACTAGAAGCCTGCCCTGGCCTCAGAGAGGATCTGCAGTGCCCACAGGAATCGTGGGGTTGGGTGGCCCTCAATAATGatgctgcttttgctgtctTTACCTGCACACGGcattggaaagaagaaaatttgctGCACATTTGAAGACGGAGTCAACTTTCTCTGCAGAGATCTTTTCGCTCTAGAAATACtgtcttgtttttaaaatgtgattttgatAGCAGCAGGTTGGGCAGTTTTGCATGTACAGGGCTGGAAATTAAACCATCAACTTGGTTTCAACAAGAGCTATTGGGCAAGAGGATGGGAGAAGAGAATGATTCTTTCCCTGGTAGGAATTGAATGTGCCACtttagaaaaggagaaggagagtACTCCTTTTGGAGAGACTAGGGCTACTTCCCACGTGAtctacagaaaagcaaagacacAAAAAGCGGGTTAGCCCAAATAAAAGATGTACTGACCCactgcagggatgctctgaaaataaatgagtaCAAGCTTGGAAACTAGTTTTAGATGGGCACAGTTTAGCAAGAGGCTATGAAGTATTTCTGTTTCCCAGGGTCAGGATCTGGAAGAATTTTATCCCCCAGGTTTAGGCCCGCTCAGCAGAGCCCTTGTGAATCATGAGTATCCCTGCATATCTGTTATCCAGCAGAAGTCAAGCAGTGGCCCTAGAGCCAAAACATGAACCCAGCCCCCAGGAACTGCCTCTGCTGGCTTTGGGCAGCTCCTGAATTCTACCTGGAGATGAATTTTACCCTCATACAGCCATGCTTTCTCTCAGTGTGGACTTTCCTCCCTGTCCTTTGTGTCCTTTGTCTGGCTTTACCAGCCAACACAGGAAGATTTTCCCTACATAGGGTGATGTCACTCTCAGGCATTTAGCAGAAACCAGGTGAAGAACTAGAGGGCTAGTTCTGCTAGAACTCAGAGGGcctgaagaattattttatccCTGCTTGTCTGCCAATGATGGGAAAGACAAAAACTGAATCTGAGCCTTTGCAATCTTGTAGTTTTAGTAATTtgtaaatttaataatttagtGCAGTGACTGTTGCTCCACATGAAGTTGGagctctctccttctctccaggcaCAGTTAGATGCACAGGGCTACCCAAAAGGAAAGGTGTCATTCTTGTGAGGGCTTTCCACAATAAGGAAGACAATAAAGGCTGTGAACCTGTTTGCCCTATGGactactttttatttcaaatatttattttttttttcttgtcatggGTCTGAAGTAATAGCTGGCAGCATGCTTTAATGGTAGCTGTTACAAGGTGAAAGGTTGCTTCCACGGTGAGAGGAAGCAACAAAGCCCCCAGGGCATGCGGGAGTGTCCAGTGCTGAACAAAGACAATGgagttttaaaatctgtgaacCTTTGGCCACGGTGCCTCGCTGACATTTGTAAGAGTAAGGTCACACATCTCGGGAAAGCTGAGCGCCCACAGCCTCCGTCAGCCTGATTCGCGGCTCTGCTGTAAAGGGGCTCTATTCCCCCTCGGTAGCAGAGGTGGAAATTTCCACGCCTATTTCTCCGACCCCCTGGAGCAAAGCTTGTCTGAGGAACCTGAAGAAGGCAGTGTTTAGGGTCTGGCCAGATGGATGCAGCACAGGAAACAAAGCACGGCAGGAAGGTGGCAGAGTTGCTCCGATTAACCAGAAGGCTGCAGGCTTTCGCACTCTCTCAACACGGAAGAACATTTACTGAATGGGAAGAAAGGTTAACCTCGGTTTCTTGCAGGGCTGGATGAAAAATCAGCCCCTGCCTCGAGAAAAAATGACACGGGGCAACACAACAGCTTTCGCCGTAACTCCGTGGTGAGTCGGGCGGGAGTCCAGGCGCAGGGCGAGACCCGGGGCGGCGGCTGTCACACACCGGGGTCCCGGCGAAGCGCCGCCACCGCTACCGCTGCTGCCCCACCGTCTCCAGGGCCAGGCAGGTTCACCCCACCGGGACACCCGGAGGGCCGCGCTCTCTCGGGCGTTGCCGGGGGTAGGAGCCGCAGGCCGGGAGTCTCAGGCCAGCACACGGACCCTTCCTGCCCGGGGGGAAGGGGCCGGTACCCGGCCGGCAAGGGCGGGGTGTCCCCACAGAGGCAGNNNNNNNNNNNNNNNNNNNNNNNNNNNNNNNNNNNNNNNNNNNNNNNNNNNNNNNNNNNNNNNNNNNNNNNNNNNNNNNNNNNNNNNNNNNNNNNNNNNNNNNNNNNNNNNNNNNNNNNNNNNNNNNNNNNNNNNNNNNNNNNNNNNNNNNNNNNNNNNNNNNNNNNNNNNNNNNNNNNNNNNNNNNNNNNNNNNNNNNNNNNNNNNNNNNNNNNNNNNNNNNNNNNNNNNNNNNNNNNNNNNNNNNNNNNNNNNNNNNNNNNNNNNNNNNNNNNNNNNNNNNNNNNNNNNNNNNNNNNNNNNNNNNNNNNNNNNNNNNNNNNNNNNNNNNNNNNNNNNNNNNNNNNNNNNNNNNNNNNNNNNNNNNNNNNNNNNNNNNNNNNNNNNNNNNNNNNNNNNNNNNNNNNNNNNNNNNNNNNNNNNNNNNNNNNNNggcggcggcggcgctggggGAGCTGGAGGCGCTGAACCTGAGCGggagggggctggaggagctgcccGAGGAGGTGGGCGCCGCCCTGAGCGGGCTGCGGGTGCTCAGCCTGCGGCGCAACCGGCTGAGCCGTCTGCCCGCCGCCGCCCTGCGCCACCTGGGCCGCCTGGCCGAGCTCGACCTCAGCCACAACCGGCTGCGGGGCCTGGGGGACGGCGGGGCTCTGGCGGGGCTGCGGGGCCTGCGCAAGCTCAGCCTCAGCCACAACGAACTGGGCACCGAGGGCCCGGGGCTCCCCCCGCGCCTCGCCGAGCTGGGCTGCCTCGAGGAGCTCGACCTCAGCTTCAACCGCCTGCGCCGCCTGCCCGAGGGCATGGGCCGTCTGCGGCACCTCCGCACCCTGGACGTCGACCACAACCTGctgccctccttccctgccccgCTGCTGGAGCTGGCCGCCCTGGAGGAGCTCGACTGTTCCGGCAACCGCCACCTCGGGGCCCTGCCCGAGGGCATCGCTGCCCTCCGCCGCCTCAAAATCCTCTGGCTCAGCGGCACCGGGCTGGCGTCCCTGCCCGAGGGTCTCTGCCAGCTGAGTGCCCTCGAGAGCCTCATGCTGGACGGCAACCGGCTGCAGGCGCTGCCCGCTGGCTTCGGCAGACTGCAGCGGCTCAAGATGCTGAACCTCTCGTCCAACCTGCTGGGGGAGTTCCCCTCTGCCATCTTGGCGCTGCCCAGTCTGGAGGAGCTCTACCTGAGCCGCAACCAGCTTACCGTGCTGCCCCCTCACCTCTGTCAGCTCCACCAACTCCGCACTCTCTGGCTGGACAACAACTGCATCCGCTACCTGCCTGACTCCATCGTGCTCCTCCACAGCCTAGAGGAGCTGGTCCTGCAAGGCAACCAGATCGCCATCTTGCCAGAGGGCTTTGGGCAGCTTTCCCGTGTCACCCTATGGAAGATAAAAGACAACCCCCTCATCCAGCCCCCTTACGAGGTGTGCATGAAAGGCATCCCCTACATCGCAGCTtaccagcaggagctggctcaCTCTCAGCCTGCCCTCAAACCCCGCCTCAAACTAGTCCTCATGGGCCGAAAGGATGCAGGAAAGACCTTGCTGAGACGATGCCTCATGGAGGAAAATGAGCAGAGGGAGGACATGGGAAGCCTGGAGGCAGGGAACACCCAGCACAGAGGGTTTTCTGGGCAACAGCAGGACATTGGGAGGGTGACAGTTGGGTGTTGCCCCTTTCCTGAGCCTCAAGACAATTCCTCAGCTCGGGTACCTGTCATGCAGCAGGTGGAATATCTCCCTGTTGAGCGGCAGGATATCCCTTCTTGTGTGCCCTCTCACCAAACAAAAGGGGACAAAACATCCCCTGCACCATCACTGCCACCCAATGTCCCCCGAGTACCACTGGGACTAGGACTGTCAGGAGGCAGTAAGGGCATCGAGGTGATGGACTGGACAGCAGATGCAGAGAGGGGCCTGACATTCATTGTGTATGAGCTGGCGGGGGACCCAAGCTATGATGTGATCCagtctttcttcctctcccctgGAGCCTTGTACGTGCTGGTGGTGAATTTGAGTGCCTACGTCCCTCAGCACTTCTACCCTTCTGTGGGCTATTTCTTACACTGGCTCAGTTCCAAGGTGCCCCATGCTGTAGTGTGCATGGTGGGAACCCATGCTGACCTCTGTGCGGAGCGGGAGTTGGAAGAGAAGTGCCTGGACATCCATCACCAGATTGCTCAGCAGGAGAAGAGGGATGCTGAGGGACTCCTGAGCTTAGTCCAGCAGGTGGATGAGGCTCTGGGACAGGACTTTGACCTGCGCTGCTCCAGCCCGCATGCTGCCTTTTACGGGGTCTCAGACAAGAACTTGCGGCGAAAGAAAGCCCAGTTTCAATATCTTCTCAACCACCGCCCACAGATCCTCTCTCCAGTGCTGCCTTTCAGCTGCCAGGACCGTTGCCAGGTGCGTCGCCTGCGGGACAAGCTCCTCTCGGTGGCTGAGCATCGAGATATCTTCCCAAACCTGCACCGAGTGTTGCCCAAGTCCTGGCaagtgctggaggagctgcactTCCAGCCTCAAGCTCAGCAGTTGTGGCTTAGCTGGTGGGACTCTGCCCGGCTAGGCTTGCAGGCAGGCCTGACGGAAGATAGGCTGCAGAGTGCCCTGTCCTACCTGCACGAGAGTGGAAAGCTGCTCTACTTTGAGGAGCATCTCACCTTGCGGGAGTATGTGTTCCACAACCTGCCACGGCTCATAGACATCCTCAATGTCTTTTGCCAGCGGGATGccactgtgctgctccagaAACTGCTCAGTGACACCCAGATTGATGAACTGAGGACCACTCAGCTCCATCATTACGTGGAGGGCTTCTTGCTGCATGGCCTCCTTCCTGCCCATGTTATCCGTCTCCTTCTTAAGCCCCACGTCCAGAGTCGGGAGGATCTGCAGCTCattctggagctgctggagaagatgGGGCTATGTTACTGTGTCAACAAACCCAAATGCAAGCCCTTAAATGGGGCGGCTGCTTGGTACAAGTTTCCCTGCTACGTGAAAAACGAGGTGCCCCACGCAGAGGCGTGGATCAACGGCGCCAATCTGAGCGGACAGTCCTTCGTGGTCGAGCAGCTGCAGATTGAGTATAGCTTTCCATTCATTTTCCCACCCGGCTTGTTTGCACGCTACAGTGTCCAGATTAACAGCCACGTGGTTCAGCGGTCAGATGGCAAATACCAGATTTATGCCTACCGGGGAAAGGTGCCTGTGGTGGTGAGTTACCGGCCTGCCAggggagctctgcagccagacACTCTGTCTATCGCTAGTCATGCGTCCCTACCAAATATCTGGACAGCTTGGCAAGCTATTACGCCTTTAGTGGAAGAACTGAATGTCCTGCTCCAGGAATGGCCGGGCCTGTACTACACTGTGCATGTCCTCTGTTCAAAGTGCCTTAAAAGAGGGTCACCCAACCCACACACTTTTCCAGGtaaggcacagcccagctcactTTTCATCTCTTCTGGAGCTTTGCCCCTTCTAGAAAGGTGTCTTATGAGGTCAGCCCtagctctgtttcttttctttctttttttttttttttttttcttctctgctctcctttcccTGGTGGTTTGAGTCATGAGAGAAAATATTAGGGTAGCTCCAAGGAGACAGGCTTAAAATAATCCTATTCTGAGAAGGGGGTGTTACGTTCCCCTTTGTCTGtgccttttctctctgctttttgggttttggcCCTGAGGGTTGGCGGTGCCATTGTTGAAAAGTCTCTGACCTGTCCTCCTTGTTTTGATTCGTTTGAATGGGATTGTGGtgctgggggattttttttccccctagttCCTTTtaccctgcagctcccacttcCTTGGAGCTATTTGTAAACATGAATAGAGATGCATAAAACATTGCAGGTGTTCCCTGACCCCCCCTTTAACCCTCCACCCCCAAAACCTGGCCTATGCTGCAGTCTCTCTGAATACAGGAAAGCTCCTCCTGGTAGACAATGGGTGTGTTGGTCTCCATAGCCCTGTGTAAAAAGAGCTTTCTCTGAGCCCTGTCTCTAGCGGGAGGCATTCTTCCCTGAAGAGAAAATACTCCATCTTCTTTGTTTAAGTGTCTCACCTAGAAGTGATTTCGAGACTCTGCCTTTTGGAGCTGTTCTCAAgagcattttatttcccttccacTCTCTCCCTTCgtcaaacaaaaaaagcataaCCTCTCTCCTCTGGAACGTGACTGGTCATGGTGCTTTTAAATGCTGTCACCTctaaagctgtgatttttatcggtgatgttttccagcagcatctgtTTTACTTTGTGTATGCAGGTATTGCCTCCTAACTAGTGTCCTCCCTGCTCCACTTGGGTTTGCTCTGCGGCTTGCAGGGTGCCTTGGGAAAGGTGCTTTGATGTGTAAATCTGCATGAAATCAAAACACACTCTGGACTGTGAGCAGTGCTccagaaatctgcattttaacaACCATGTTGGAGGTGTGTTGGAACACCACAGGACCATTAAGAAGTAGCCTGAAATTGTGCAGGGAACTGTAGCATTATTTGACTTAAAGCAAGCAGTGGTGCTGAATTTGTTCTTAAGCAAATGTGATTAATAAGGTGTgaggtttttggggttgttttggggtttggtttcttgggttttttattgggtttttctCCCTCTGGATGTTTAGAATAAGGAGATGCAGTTTGCTCCTCAGCCTGAGTCCTGGCTCCATCAGCTGTATCTCCCTCTAACTGCTCACTTATGTAAGAGCCATGGGACTGGGGGGGTGAACCCATGCTGTGAGACATGCTGTGTGATAGCTTGCTGCTCATGTGTAGGGCAGTGTGATCtgctttccaaaaagaaaaccccTGGAAGCTAAAAAAGCCAAACCTGCCAGAGAAcccctgaaaaaaaccccaacaacctTCCCCAAAAGCCTTCCAAAATTAGCCAAGACAGCAGACATGTGGATGTGCAGTGTGATGGTGTGATCAGCATCTATTGAAGATTTAACTTGTGAATTACAGTCTCCAGTC
It contains:
- the MFHAS1 gene encoding malignant fibrous histiocytoma-amplified sequence 1; the encoded protein is MGRLRHLRTLDVDHNLLPSFPAPLLELAALEELDCSGNRHLGALPEGIAALRRLKILWLSGTGLASLPEGLCQLSALESLMLDGNRLQALPAGFGRLQRLKMLNLSSNLLGEFPSAILALPSLEELYLSRNQLTVLPPHLCQLHQLRTLWLDNNCIRYLPDSIVLLHSLEELVLQGNQIAILPEGFGQLSRVTLWKIKDNPLIQPPYEVCMKGIPYIAAYQQELAHSQPALKPRLKLVLMGRKDAGKTLLRRCLMEENEQREDMGSLEAGNTQHRGFSGQQQDIGRVTVGCCPFPEPQDNSSARVPVMQQVEYLPVERQDIPSCVPSHQTKGDKTSPAPSLPPNVPRVPLGLGLSGGSKGIEVMDWTADAERGLTFIVYELAGDPSYDVIQSFFLSPGALYVLVVNLSAYVPQHFYPSVGYFLHWLSSKVPHAVVCMVGTHADLCAERELEEKCLDIHHQIAQQEKRDAEGLLSLVQQVDEALGQDFDLRCSSPHAAFYGVSDKNLRRKKAQFQYLLNHRPQILSPVLPFSCQDRCQVRRLRDKLLSVAEHRDIFPNLHRVLPKSWQVLEELHFQPQAQQLWLSWWDSARLGLQAGLTEDRLQSALSYLHESGKLLYFEEHLTLREYVFHNLPRLIDILNVFCQRDATVLLQKLLSDTQIDELRTTQLHHYVEGFLLHGLLPAHVIRLLLKPHVQSREDLQLILELLEKMGLCYCVNKPKCKPLNGAAAWYKFPCYVKNEVPHAEAWINGANLSGQSFVVEQLQIEYSFPFIFPPGLFARYSVQINSHVVQRSDGKYQIYAYRGKVPVVVSYRPARGALQPDTLSIASHASLPNIWTAWQAITPLVEELNVLLQEWPGLYYTVHVLCSKCLKRGSPNPHTFPGELLSQPRPEGLTEIICPKNGSERVNVALVYPPTPTVISPCSK